A genomic region of Miscanthus floridulus cultivar M001 chromosome 3, ASM1932011v1, whole genome shotgun sequence contains the following coding sequences:
- the LOC136546766 gene encoding uncharacterized protein produces MVVRRRGAPPPPAPRRATRSQSRVDRISALRDDLLLQVLTRLRCARTAASTAFLSRRWRRVWPCLLEVSFRGLAPNAIARFTRTSLEAIDIHVCRGTGHRVLDAGSVTSLLHAAAGRSPVKLALTIPVFLYFPVDLPRFDFATSIELDVWDVRFALPATTEFPKLETLSLSGCITELAALVPRCPRLRVLSVTRTPHEVDTITVHSASLQELVVSAFRSTSTIDIVAPALRKLALASHPDNSLSVVAPMVEEVTWRCFYYSMYVGIGKMWRVFSINIRAVEKMDLTDDDNGDDEGSHQPRRAHVLSLDILDTPYPSQRDFAEELEKISVTTFSVLDLKIATWSHVLGPLLLNLLRICTAVERLDMVLVDTPVQVTDSCDKWCPCQENNRKWRIIGASDRLSIDLTEVQIEGFKGDDDEIDFLKMLFRCAPMLETMTLKLSDEVTDDWYNIFLDTVQEYPYVNSSVCIG; encoded by the exons ATGGTAGTCCGACGCCgtggcgcgccgccgccgcccgcgcctcgCCGTGCCACACGGTCTCAGAGCCGGGTGGACCGCATCAGCGCACTCCGGGACGACCTCCTCCTCCAGGTCCTCACCCGCCTCCGCTGCGCCCGCACCGCCGCGAGCACAGCCTTTCTCTCCCGGCGGTGGCGCCGGGTCTGGCCTTGCCTCCTGGAGGTCTCCTTCCGCGGGCTCGCGCCCAACGCGATCGCCCGGTTCACCCGCACTTCGTTGGAGGCCATCGACATCCACGTCTGCAGGGGCACGGGACATCGTGTGCTGGACGCGGGCAGCGTCACCTCCTTGCTCCACGCCGCCGCGGGTCGGTCGCCGGTAAAGCTCGCCCTCACCATCCCGGTGTTCCTATACTTCCCGGTCGATCTGCCCCGCTTCGATTTTGCCACATCGATCGAACTGGACGTGTGGGACGTCCGCTTCGCCCTGCCGGCGACGACGGAGTTCCCCAAGCTGGAGACGCTGTCCCTCTCGGGCTGCATCACGGAGCTCGCCGCCTTGGTGCCCCGCTGCCCGCGCCTGCGCGTTCTCAGCGTCACCAGGACTCCGCACGAGGTGGACACGATCACGGTGCACTCGGCGTCGCTCCAGGAGCTCGTCGTGAGCGCGTTCCGGTCCACGTCCACCATCGACATCGTGGCGCCCGCGCTCAGGAAGCTGGCGCTGGCCTCGCACCCAGACAACAGCTTGTCGGTGGTGGCACCAATGGTGGAGGAGGTCACTTGGAGGTGCTTTTACTACTCCATGTATGTTGGGATTGGCAAAATGTGGCGTGTCTTCTCCATCAACATACGGGCGGTGGAGAAGATGGATCTCACCGACGACGACAACGGCGACGACGAGGGTAGCCATCAGCCCCGTCGTGCCCATGTCCTGTCGCTGGACATACTTGAC ACCCCTTATCCTTCACAGAGGGATTTTGCAGAAGAATTGGAGAAAATCTCTGTTACCACCTTCTCTGTCCTAGATCTGAAGATCGCAACATGGAGCCATGTTCTTGGACCACTGCTGTTGAACCTGCTTCGGATTTGCACTGCAGTGGAAAGGCTTGACATGGTTCTTGTGGATACCCCG GTGCAAGTGACAGACTCTTGCGACAAATGGTGCCCTTGTCAGGAGAATAATAGGAAATGGAGAATAATAGGTGCAAGTGACAGACTCTCGATCGATCTCACAGAAGTGCAGATCGAAGGATTCAAAGGTGATGATGATGAAATCGATTTCCTCAAAATGCTCTTCAGATGTGCCCCCATGCTTGAGACGATGACTCTGAAATTGTCTGACGAGGTCACTGATGACTGGTACAATATATTCCTCGACACCGTCCAGGAGTACCCTTATGTGAATTCGAGCGTTTGTATCGGTTGA